The segment ACCGTGTAGTTTACAGTTCGTTGCTTCATTTCACGAACAGGACGCTGAACTGTGTAGTTCACTGTCTTGTAGGTGGTTTCGCGAACAGGAACCTGAACAGTGTAAGGCTGATCAACGTAGATTGTTGAGCAGGTTGGAACCTGAACAGTGTAGTTCTCTGTGCGATACGAAGTCGACTGAACAGGAACCTGAACAGTGTAACGCTCTGAACGCATAACAGTTGAGGTCTTTGGGACCTTGACTGTGTAGTTTTCAGTTCGCATAACTGTTTCCTGAACAGGAACCTGAACCTGATAGTTCTCAGTTCGCATTCGTGTTTCACGAGTGTTCGTGGTTACTGGAACCTGAACGGAATCGTAAACAGTTTCGTTAACGGTGCGGTAACGAGTAACTTGCTGTTGCTCGTTGACGGTCCGGCGAACGGTCTTCATAACCGTGTAGCTACAACCACAACCCGCATCCGGGGCAGCAACACCCACTGTGTCGTAGCTTGCGCCACCACAACACTGAGCGAAGCTGAAGCTGGCCGACATCATGGCCGCGGCAAACGCAGCCGAAGTCAGCAGACTTCTAACCAATTTCATAGTGAATCTCCAAAAATTACTGACGTTTCAAACCTTGCAGGCGGCACCTGGTCGGGCGAATTCGTTCGCCATGCCAACCCTTAGCTCAGTACACCTCTCGACTGGGAACGAGGCGGTCAACTTAATCGCCACCATTCCGATCAGCCCCTAGTTTGCGAATCCTCCGTGTTGATTCGCCTGAGGGGTGAATTTGCTTTCGGTAACTTCGGATAGTTGCGGGCTCCGGGTTGAATGGATAGCTGCTATCAAAAAAGAAAACTGGAAACGATGCGTAAGATATAGCGGTTGGTCGGGTCGCCCCGTTTTTGAAGCCTGGCGGAAGTCTTGACAGGAAAGAACGCTGCGACTTGGAGCAGGAGTTTAGGGATGCAACTTGTTGAGAAATGCTCTGTAGAGCGCGGAATCTCAGCGAAAATTTGAGATCCGGGGCGTGTTGCGGAGAAGGAGAAGGCGAGCCAGGAATGTTGCTGGTTTGGCTTGCGGAATTGCCTGGAGGGCAAGAGTTGAGAAGGCCGGTGGCGTTGAGAGCGCGGGGGAGTTGTGTTTTTTCTTACGAAGCCGCGAGAGGTGGAATCGGAGGTTCGCTTCGTCGGTCAGCGGCAGAAGGAGGTCATAAGGAGTACCCAGTACCCAGTACTCAGTACTCAGTACTCAGAAGCCAGTACTCAGAAGCCAGTACTCAGAAGCCAGTACCCAGTACCCAGTACTCAGAAGCCAGAAGCCAGAAGCCAGAAGCCAGAAGGCGGGGCCCCGGCGGAGCTACAGGAAACGTGGTGCAGTGCACTATGTATTCGGTACTTCCTGGCTCAACCCTGGCGTGCTAAGCCGCTTTCTTCGTCGGCTCAGCGTCCGCGTCTTGCGGTGGCCTGATAGACTCGATCGTCCGGATCAATTGGGTATCCAGCTCGTCGAGTCGGCGAATGACTTCATCCTGACGCGTCAAAAGCTCTTCAATGAGATTCGCACGCGGATCGTTTGATTGAGATGGCTCAGACATTGCATTCCGGCTAGAGGAAGTCGACGTTTGAACTATCGACCTGCCGAGCCTCGAATCTGCCAATACGAACGAAAGTCCCAGTCAGATAAACCACGTCAACCTTTACGGTCGGGAAAAACTGATGATTTTGGTGAAAAACCGGGATTCAGTTGGTTTCCGCTGGACAGTACGATCGAAAACTTCCTATAATCTGCGGCTCGAATCATGCCGCCGGTGGAGTTGTGCGCCGCACCCACTGAGACGCCCGTTCTGTCCTTCGTTCGGAGAACGCTTAATGAAAAACAATTTTTTGGAGAAACAATGGTAAAGCTGCTGGTACGCGAAAAAGAATCAATTCAGGAGGCTGTAAGAAGATTTCGGAAGCTTGTTGAGCGCAGTGGCATCAAGAAGGAAATGCGTCGTCGCGAATTCTACGAAAAGCCAAGCGAAACCAAACGACGCGCTCGTCTGCGAGCTGAGCGTCGCTCCAAGCGAAACCGCATGTTGGCGGCAAGACGCTAGACACCAGTAAGCGAATTACTCAAAGCACTTGCCGATATGCGAGTGCTTTTTTTGTTTCTTTTCCGTTGGCGACCGACGACGATCGTGAACCCAAAAACCATTGTCACGATACTGAAGTACATCGCCTCGATCGGGCTTTTGACCTACCTGATCTATTCGCGACGCGATCAATTTACCGCTTTCCTTGAGCAGGAAAAGAACTTCTGGTGGCTCGCTGCGGCCCTCGCCACCATGACGACGGCGTTCATGTTCAGCTACCTCCGATGGCAGTGGTTGGCCAACGCCATCCGGCTCGACCTTACACTTGGCGAAGCGATCAAGCTCGGTTTCATCGGCGCCTTCTTCAACGTCGTTGCCTTCGGAGTCGTCGGAGGCGATTCACTGCGAGCCTTTTACGCCGCACGAACCAAGAAAGGTCGCGTTCCCGAAGCGATTCTCAGCGTGTTCATTGACCGCGCGATCGGCCTGATGGTCATGTGCGGATTCGCCGGACTCGCCTGGCAGATCAATGGCTATTTTGGAAACGCCGCGGAGACCAAAGAACAACTGGCGATCGCCAGTATCTGCAACACTGCTGGAATTTTGAGTCTGCTTGGAGCCATCGGGCTGATGGCGTTTCTGATGTTCCCCGGCATTCGCAAATTCGCTCCGTTTCGAGCGCTGACAAAGCTTCCGAAAGTCGGCGACTTGATCGATCAAGGCATGGAGGCGGCTGCCTTGTACAGCAAGAACCAGAAAGCCATCGGAATGGCGATCGTCTTCAGCATCGCTTCCAATCTGCTTTTCGCCACCACGATTTGGCTGGTCTCGCTAGGCGTTTCCGAATCACCTCCCTCGTTTGTTCAGCACATGGTCATCGCTCCGATAGCGATGGTCGCCAATTCGATTCCGCTGCCTGGCGGCGTCGGAGGCATGGAAGTCGCATTGGCCGCGATGTACGAAAGCTACGGGGCATCCAGCGGCGTCATTGTGGCGATCTGCTACCGGTTGTGCATTCTGTTCGTTTCGCTGATCGGATGGATCGTGTGGCTGGTCGGAGGCGGCGACAAGATGCGAGTCGAGTCTTAATTACGTCAACTCGACTCTTTCCAGACCGTTTATTCAGACGGGAAAACGCATGATTCGCGGCAGGGTTTGAGGTTTCGCAAATCGAATGGGTGGTTTTGGTAAAATTTGTCGAAAGACCTATTTTTTGCGCGAACAATATTTGTTAAAACTTGCCCTTCGTAAAACACGTGGCAGAGTCTTTGACTTAGTCACATGAAGCGTGATGCCCGATGGTGTAATGGCAACACTACGGTTTTTGGTACCGTCATTCTAGGTTCGAGTCCTAGTCGGGCAACTCGCTTTTTTCTTTGCCGTTCTGGCTGCCAATCACAGGCCGATTTTTCCTGCGGGAACGGTTTGTGCTAACATGAATTGAACTCGTCCTTTCGTGCAAATTCTCCAGAACGTTTGCCATGCTGATTGAATTTCGCTGCGGCAACTACTCGCGTTTTGACGCTGCCACAGGCCAGTACACCGTTTGCGGACAACGCATGCAAGCGGACGCCGAAGACGCCGGAATGATCGTCAGCTGCCCTCGTTGCAAACAGGACTGCGAAGTCCCCGTGCCAAAGAAAGCTCGCGGCGCAGGCAAACGAAAGTCCTCCGATCAAGGGAGTCCTGAAGGCAAACCGAATCCGCGAAAGTCAGCGAATCCCGGGAAGTCCGGCGCTGCAAATTCTGCTGCGAAAAAGGCTCCGGCATCGTTGGAAGAAGAAGCCTTGATCGCTCAGTCGAGGCAGCGTCCGACAGCGGCTGCTCCGAAAGCCAAATCGCAGCGTTGCCCCAAGTGCGGCGGCGTCCTCGACAGCCGCGGCGTCTGTGGCGAATGCCGTTGGGTTCGACCGCGGTTCGCAAAAGCAAATCAGTCGCTCGAAGAAATGGAAATGGAGCCCGCAGGCATGATGCTCTGGTTCTCCCAAATCCTGTCCGAAGGCGTGCCGATGAACCTGCTGTGCATGGCGGCAAACATTGCGATCCCGATGCTGCTCAGTGCTCTGATGGCGTTCGCGCTCTTCGTCATGGGCGGTTTTATGGGAGGTTTCTTTTTCCTGATTATGCTGGCGATGTTGCTGCTGTACATTGGATTGGCGTACAAGGGCTACCAGTTTTTGCGTGACGGAAACGCCAGGCTCGCGTGGTTTCAAAAGCCGTTTTGGAACGGAATTCTTGCCTTCTGCCGGTCGAGAAAATGGAAAGGCATCGACGCGAAGCTTAAAAACCGAAACGTGGTCGACTTTCACGGCGAAGCCATCACCGACGAACAGCTGATTGCTCAAAAAGAGTTCCGGTCGGCGCAGGTGTTGGACCTCGAAGGCACACTGATTACTGACAAGACGATCGAACAGCTTTATCAGCTCAAGTATTTGCAGTGTCTCGTCGTGCGGAACACAGAAGTCTCCCATCTGGCGGTCACTCGATTGCAGCAGTCGTTTCCCAAGCTATGGATTTGGCACTAGTGTTTGAGTCGGAACAGTACGAGCTGATTGATTTCGGAGACGGCACGAAGGTCGAGCGTTTTGGCGACAGGATCGTGGCGCGAGAAAGTCCTTCGGTCGAAATGTTTGAGCCAAAAATGCCGCTGGGCGAAGTCGAAGTCGATGCGAGTTTTGACAGTCGCGATGGCGATTGTCGTTGGCACGGCGAGCTTGATTCGGAATGGGCTACATCGCACAGTCAGAGCCAGTTTTCGCTGCGACAAACGCCAACCGGGCAAGTCGGTGTGTTTCCGGAACAGGCTGCGAATTGGGATTGGATTGCGAAACACGCGGACGTAGTTTCAGGCAAAAAAGCGATCAATCTGTTTGCCTACACCGGTGGCTCGACATTGGCCCTCGCTGCGGCGGGTGCTCACATCACTCATGTCGATTCGGCCTCCAGCGTCGTTACGTGGGCTCGCGAAAACGCAGCGAAATCCGGATTGGCGGACCGACCAATTCGTTGGATCGTCGAGGATGCGATGAAGTTTGTGCAACGCGAGATCAAACGCGGCAACTCCTACGACATCTTCGTGGCTGATCCTCCTTCATTCGGCCGCGGCAAAAAGAACGAGACCTGGAAGATTGAACGCGACCTCGAAGATCTTGTTGAACTCGCGAAAGCGCTTTGTCCTGATCCGAAGATGGTCATCTTGAGCTGCCACACGCCGACTTGGGACGCGTCTGATCTTGAGTTCGTTCTGGAGCGTCAATTCGCGTCGCACAGTGAGAAGTTCGAGGCGTTTGCGTTGTCGCTCAATACCAACGATGGCCGAACATTGCCTTCGGGAGATTGTGCCCGATTCGTGGTGGAGGACTAATCGTGGAAGTCATCTCGAGCCACCAGAACCCCAGAATTAAAAAGCTGATCAAGCTTCACAGTTCTCGAGGTCGGCAGAAGCAAAACCGCATCGCGGTGTTCGGCAGTCGTGAAATTCTGAGAGCGCTTCGTTCCGGAGTTGCACCCGACGAGATCTTCGTTTGCGAGCCTCTGGCGGACGCGAAAATACTGACTGAGATTCGCGAGTTGGTTGCTGGGTTCGAGTCCTTGACTCGTTTGGTGCCGACAGAGCTGTTTGAAAAGATTTGCTTTGGAGATCGAACCGACGGGATCGTGATGACTGCCGATCGGCCAGAACTTTCGATGGATCGCGTCTTCGATCAGTCTCCGGCTCCGATCATCGCGGTCGTCGAGTCCATCGAGAAACCTGGGAACCTGGGCGCGATTTTGCGCAGCGCAGACGGAGCAGGGCTCGACGGATTGATCGTCGCCGATCCGCTGACCGACTGGTTCCACCCGAACACGATCCGTTCAAGTCTTGGGACGTGCTTTTCGGTGCCCGGTAGCGTGATTGATACAGAAACGTTGCGGCAGCGGTTGATTGACGATGAGTTTCAGGTCATCGTGGCGTCGCTTCAGGGCGCGACAGACTTCTATGAAGCTGATCTGACGAAGAAAACCGCGATCGTGTTGGGCAACGAAGCCAAGGGCGTCAGCGATGCGTGGGTTCGAGGCGAGTTTCAAATGGCAAAGTTGCCGATGCTGGGTATCGCCGACAGTTTGAACGTGTCCGCAACGGCAGCAGCGATGTTCTACGAAGCGAGACGGCAGCGTCGGTAGCAGTGCGTTCTACGCCGTGCGTTGACGGACCGCGATAGGACGTGCCGTAACAGGTCGGACTGGAATCGCAGTTCGAACAGGCTTCATCCAGCGGAGAAGCACAAGGAAAACCGCACCCCAAAAGAGCACGAACATGAACATCTGTCCAAGATTCGTTTGGCCGAAAACACCATCGTTCGCCGTAAGATGAAACGTCGGAGCCAACGCTCCGTCGACTGGTGTATTGATGCTCACGCGGACCAGTTCTGTGCTTTCGGGAGTAAACAGCTTCATGAAATCGTAGCCCAGATCGAACTTCAATTCGGCTTCTGGTCGGGACGAAGAAGTTTCGTAGCCCGGAACGATGATCTGATGAGCACCCAAGTTGGTGTCGGTCAGCAGGTTTCCACCAATCGGGCTTTGGATCTGAACGTTCAGTTTCGAAAGATTGAAACTGTCTTCGCTGGAAATCTGGTCGACGTCCAGAAACAACGTCATCGTGTTGACTGAGTCATAGCCGTTGTCATTGAAGAACTGCCATAGTTCGCCGGCGGTGAGCTCAACGGTCCCCAGATTTTGGTCACCCTTCATTTCAAAAGATGCCGCAACGAGCTTGGACAAGCAGGGCGAGCAAGAATAGTCGCCGATCGCGATGTTGGCTCTTGAGAGGCCCTCTTCGATGAT is part of the Mariniblastus fucicola genome and harbors:
- a CDS encoding TrmH family RNA methyltransferase; protein product: MEVISSHQNPRIKKLIKLHSSRGRQKQNRIAVFGSREILRALRSGVAPDEIFVCEPLADAKILTEIRELVAGFESLTRLVPTELFEKICFGDRTDGIVMTADRPELSMDRVFDQSPAPIIAVVESIEKPGNLGAILRSADGAGLDGLIVADPLTDWFHPNTIRSSLGTCFSVPGSVIDTETLRQRLIDDEFQVIVASLQGATDFYEADLTKKTAIVLGNEAKGVSDAWVRGEFQMAKLPMLGIADSLNVSATAAAMFYEARRQRR
- a CDS encoding lysylphosphatidylglycerol synthase transmembrane domain-containing protein; amino-acid sequence: MNPKTIVTILKYIASIGLLTYLIYSRRDQFTAFLEQEKNFWWLAAALATMTTAFMFSYLRWQWLANAIRLDLTLGEAIKLGFIGAFFNVVAFGVVGGDSLRAFYAARTKKGRVPEAILSVFIDRAIGLMVMCGFAGLAWQINGYFGNAAETKEQLAIASICNTAGILSLLGAIGLMAFLMFPGIRKFAPFRALTKLPKVGDLIDQGMEAAALYSKNQKAIGMAIVFSIASNLLFATTIWLVSLGVSESPPSFVQHMVIAPIAMVANSIPLPGGVGGMEVALAAMYESYGASSGVIVAICYRLCILFVSLIGWIVWLVGGGDKMRVES
- the rpsU gene encoding 30S ribosomal protein S21; the encoded protein is MVKLLVREKESIQEAVRRFRKLVERSGIKKEMRRREFYEKPSETKRRARLRAERRSKRNRMLAARR
- a CDS encoding class I SAM-dependent methyltransferase, which encodes MDLALVFESEQYELIDFGDGTKVERFGDRIVARESPSVEMFEPKMPLGEVEVDASFDSRDGDCRWHGELDSEWATSHSQSQFSLRQTPTGQVGVFPEQAANWDWIAKHADVVSGKKAINLFAYTGGSTLALAAAGAHITHVDSASSVVTWARENAAKSGLADRPIRWIVEDAMKFVQREIKRGNSYDIFVADPPSFGRGKKNETWKIERDLEDLVELAKALCPDPKMVILSCHTPTWDASDLEFVLERQFASHSEKFEAFALSLNTNDGRTLPSGDCARFVVED